The following are encoded together in the Bos javanicus breed banteng chromosome X, ARS-OSU_banteng_1.0, whole genome shotgun sequence genome:
- the MPC1L gene encoding mitochondrial pyruvate carrier 1-like protein: MAAVVALCRKAMETVKTKEFRDYLASTHFWGPVANWGLPLAAFRDMRASPDIISGRMTTALIFYSMAFMRFAYRVQPRNLLLMACHGTNIVAQSMQAGRYLNYHYGGGTTAATTAAVSAASATSTGSVDSSATSTGSVDSSATSTGSVDSSATSTGSVDSTAATTPAAEDPVAHSNCQEITCCYLVTWDCD; encoded by the coding sequence ATGGCAGCGGTGGTGGCTCTGTGCCGGAAGGCGATGGAGACTGTGAAGACTAAGGAGTTCCGAGATTACCTGGCCAGCACGCACTTCTGGGGTCCAGTGGCCAACTGGGGCCTCCCGCTGGCTGCCTTCAGGGACATGAGGGCATCACCGGACATCATCAGTGGCCGCATGACGACTGCACTCATCTTCTACTCGATGGCCTTCATGCGCTTCGCCTACCGTGTACAGCCTCGCAATTTGCTGCTGATGGCGTGTCACGGCACCAACATAGTGGCACAGAGTATGCAGGCGGGCCGCTACCTGAATTACCACTATGGTGGTGGCACCACGGCAGCCACCACTGCTGCTGTCTCTGCCGCTTCTGCCACCTCTACCGGCTCTGTGGATTCTTCTGCCACCTCTACCGGCTCTGTGGATTCTTCTGCCACCTCTACCGGCTCTGTGGATTCTTCTGCCACCTCTACCGGCTCTGTGGATTCTACTGCAGCTACCACCCCTGCAGCTGAAGACCCTGTGGCTCACAGCAACTGCCAGGAGATCACCTGCTGTTATCTAGTGACCTGGGACTGTGATTGA